One Coffea arabica cultivar ET-39 chromosome 5e, Coffea Arabica ET-39 HiFi, whole genome shotgun sequence DNA segment encodes these proteins:
- the LOC140006996 gene encoding uncharacterized protein, protein MKIPHINPGCPRMKCSSSESLALDFQSPTGVGSTMENSDLLKKTIDPLNTAASLALDTVGSSDVIPLSSSTKVMNITDWFSLGNSFASDTIASSDHPTPVSSSSTVTIHSHFRVGTSLGCRWREGYGRMLWFEDTEEEEEAAKSSGCVLPYLPSG, encoded by the exons ATGAAAATCCCTCATATAAACCCCGGATGCCCCCGGATGAAG TGCTCGAGTTCTGAATCATTGGCGTTGGATTTTCAATCGCCGACCGGTGTTGGTTCCACTATGGAGAACTCGGACTTACTTAAG AAAACAATTGATCCATTGAATACGGCAGCTTCACTTGCATTGGATACTGTTGGTTCATCTGATGTCATACCTCTGTCGTCAAGTACGAAAGTCATG AATATTACTGACTGGTTTAGTCTTGGAAATTCATTTGCATCGGACACTATTGCTTCATCTGATCACCCAACTCCTGTGTCCTCAAGTTCTACAGTTACG ATTCACTCTCATTTCAGGGTTGGCACGAGCTTGGGTTGTCGGTGGCGTGAAGGATACGGTAGAATGTTATGGTTTGAAGacacagaagaagaagaagaagctgcTAAGTCCTCCGGCTGCGTCCTACCATATCTCCCCAGTGGCTGA